A window of Phaseolus vulgaris cultivar G19833 chromosome 4, P. vulgaris v2.0, whole genome shotgun sequence genomic DNA:
AACAGGGGGTTCTGGGAGGAATGGATGAGGTGTGCGCAAGGGAAATCGGAGGTACCAACGTCACCGGTTGGTGGATGTTCGGAATCGGCAACGGAGGCTTCTATTAACTTTTATGGAAGGATTATTGCAGAGCCTAAAAGTGGATTGGATCAACCAGATGGTTCTCCCCGAAGCGGTGAGGATGAAAGAGGGCCTTCGCCCCAACCTTCGCCCAACCATATTGGGGTTTTTGATGAACCAAGCAGCGTGGGTAGCTCTACACCGGAGAGGAGAGGTTTGACCTTTGATAAAGCTACACCAAGTGGGGAAGAAGGATCCAAAACACCAGAGAATGTGCGTAGGTTACGTGACCTTTGGGAGCAGGGCACAAAACAGTCTTGCCTGCGGTGGAGGTCCAAGGGTGGCTTCGGACCTCTTCACTACGGGATTAACTCCTCATCTAGGTTAAGTCACTGCTCCTTTGCTGAATCTGTTAGTGACATAGAACATTGTAACAACAGGTTAAGGCTTGAGGAGTATGTCGTTGAATCTGCTCGTATTTGGGATGCGAGAAAACAGCTAGGCGTGAGGTTTTCGGGGGAGGAGGTGGATGTTGTAGTAGAATTGGAGTGTATGGAGGTATGGGACAAGGAAGTCAAAAAGTGTGCTGAGGAGGGTACCAACCATGTTGTTTTATGATCATACTCAATCTCAACATCAGAGGCCTAGGGGGGGTGGGGGAACCAAAGCAAACTACCTGAAACACGTTATTGCCAAGGAGGATGCAGAATTTGTGTGTTTGCAGGAGACAAAATCCGTTTCTATCTCCGATAGTAGATGTTTCTCGCTTTGGGGGGTTAGTAATATTGGTTGGGTGCATCATGAAGATGAAGACGGCGCAAGGAGCCTTTTATCAATGTGGCATAAAGACAAATGTTGCTACAAATCGCACGTTGTAGGATTAGGCTTCATATCTGTTGTAGGTCAGCATATTAAATCTAGACGCACGTGTTTAGTGGTTAATGTGTATGCAGCTTGTAATTATAGAGCTAAAGTAACTCTATGGAAGCTCTAACGTCTCTTAAAAGGTCTCATCAAAACGTGGTAGGGTGTTTTTGCGGTGACTTTAATGCTGTAAAAAGGGAAGATGAAAGGAAAGGCATTGGAGGTGGTTCTAGCCAGAGGAAGGAAATGAAGGGTTCAACAATTTTATTGATACAAACTGTTTGGTAGACATTCCGAGTATGGGGAAAAAATTTACTTGGTTCAAAGCAAATGGTACTGCTAAAAGCAGGCTAGATAGATTTCTTGTGTTCGAATAATGGATTCAAGTTTTGCCCTTCTACAAACAATATGTACAACAAAGAATTGTGCCTGACCATTGCGCGATTGTGGCAAAGTCTTGGGCCAAAGATTGGGGCCCTAAACCCTTTCGTAATAGATGCGTGGTTTATGGAGCCAGGATTCAAACTGTATGTGAAGGAGAAATGGGGTTCTTACATTGGTCAGGGAAATGGTATTTCTAGTCTCAAAGATAAGCTAAAATATTTGAAGGCAGACCTCAAAGACTGGAATAAGAATGTGTTCGGGTGTATGCAGACAAACCAGAAGCAAATCCTCAAGGAAATTAAGGACCTTGATATTAAGGATGAAAGTGAAGTTCTTGAGGAGAGTGGTCAACTAAGAAGAATGGAATTACTTAGCCAATTGCGGGAGGTGGATAACAAGCTGGATTCCCTTTCAAGGCAAAAAGCAAGAGCAAACTGGTGCAAGTTTGGGGATATGAACTCTAAATTCTCTCACACGGCTATTAGATGGAGAAGACTTAAAAACGAAGTCAAAGGTGTGGAGGTTGGGGGgcaatggtgtgaggaaccgGAAGTAGTACGTAGGGAAGCTAAGTCTTTGTTTGAGAAAAGGTTCACGGCTACACAAGATTTTGGAGTAAATTTGGGCTCTGTGGAGTTTAAATGTCTCCCCTCTGAAATCAGTACAAGGATGGTAACAAGTTTCATAGAGAAAGAGGTGAAAGAAGTCGTATGGCAATGTGAAGGttcaaagagcccaagtccagaTGGATTCAATTTTACTTTTATCAGGAATTGTTGGGACGTCCTTAAAACTGACGTTATGGAGGCTTTGCAGGTTTTCCATGAAACCGGGGTGATACCAAAGGGGTGTAATGCCTCTTTTATTGCTTTGGTACCTAAAGTGAGTGATCCCCTTTCTCTCGACCAATTCAGGCCCATCTCCCTTGTAGGAGTCTTCTATAAGATTGTTACTAAGGTATTAGTAGGTCGAATGAAGGATGTTCTCTCTTTGGTCATTGACGAAGACCAATCCGCTTTTCTGAGGAATAGAGGCATGTTGGATAGTGTGCTTATAGCAAACGAGGTGGTGGAGGTTAGGAGGAATCGGAGGAGTGCACTTTGTTTTAAGGTGGACTACGAGAAGGCATATGACTCAGTAAGGTCAAACTTCTTACTTGATATGTTACAAAGGTTAGGCTTTCATAGCAAATGGGTAAGGTGGGTTACAGGCTGCTTGGAATCGTCCTCCATTTCTATGTTGATTAATGGAAGCCCAACAGAGGAATTCAAACCATGAAGAGGGCTGAGACAGGGTGACCCTATGGCTCCATTTCTATTCCTGGTGGTTGTTGAGGGTTTGGCTGGATTAGTGAGACAAGCGACTAAGCAAAGCATGCTTACAGGTGTGAAGGTGGAAAGAAAGGAAATAGTATGCAGTATGCTCCAATTCGCAGACGACACCCTGTTCACGATTGCGGACTCTTTCTCAAATGTTTTCACTATAAAGACGATTCTAAGATGCTTTGAACTAGTCTCCGGATTGAAGATTAATTTTCACAAATCGAAATTGGCAGGGATAAATGTGGATAGGTTCACTTTAGAAACCTATGCCAAGACTTTAAATTGCAACACTATGCGGATGCCTTTCAAGTACTTGGGGTTGGAAGTAGGAGGTAATCCAAGGAAGGTACTGTTCTAGGAGCCTGTCGTCAACAAGATCAGTGCTAGACTTAGTACTTGGAAAGGGAGATGCTTATCTATGGCGGGTAGAATCTGCTTAATCAAATCAGTCTTTACATCCATTCCTCTCTTCTACTTATCCTTCTTTAAAGCCCCGGTATCGGTCTATAACAGAATTACGAGCATACAAAGGAGATTCCTGTGGGGTTGGGGCAGAGATAACAGATCCATACCTTGGGTAAGCTGGGGAAAAATCTGTAAACCTCTTGAGGAAGGTGGTTAGAAATTAAAGACATCAGGAAGTTCAACTATGCCCTTATGGCGAAATGGAAATGGAGGTTAATGAGCGAAGCGAAGGGGAAATGGAAAGATATCTTGGAGTCTAAATATACGGTGTTATCTGGTGTTAACCATGTTCGGTCTTGTTGCCAAtcctggtggtggagagacttaGAAAACATATGTAGGGAGGGTTATGGTGTAGGTTGGTTCCAACAAGCTGTTGCATGGAATGTCAGATCTGGGGACTCTGTACACTTCTGGGAGGATCCTTGGATTAATAACAATAATCTTAAGGAGTTATACCCTAGATTGTTCTCTTTATCCCTGAATCAAGGGATGATGGTGGGTGAGGCTGGATTTTGGGATGACTACGGATGGCATTGGCACCTAGAATGGAGGAGGGAGAGATTCAACTGGGAGTCAGTTTTGGAAGTATAATTATTAACAACCTTATCTAGGGAAGTTTTGAACAAGGACTCCAAGGATATTTCATTACTTGGAGAGGGGACCCTAAGGGGTTTTTTTTCTGTGAAATTAGCATATGGCCTCTTAACCAACCAAGGGTCCGGCCCAGGTAATGCTGCTTTTAGCATGCTGTGGAAGGTCAAAGCCCTACCAAAAGTCCTATGCACAGCTTGGAAAATCCTTTTGGACAAAATCCCGACAAGCCAGAATCTCGTGACACGAGGAGTCGTGGTGAACTCCCCTCTTTGTGTCTTTTGTAACCAGTCAGTGGAATCCACCCAGAATTTATTCTTGGATTGTGGTTATGCTTATCGTGTTTTGATGTTTTGCTATAGATGGATAGGTGTTCTGGGTGCACAGAACAAGGACATTTGTAATCATTTTCTGAATTTCCACTTACCTAACTTGTCCGAGAAACAGAATTTGGTATGGAAGGGAGTATGGGCGGCGATTACACGATGCATATGAGAGCATAGAAATAATGTGATTTTCAAACAAGGCATTCCTGAGGAAATTCTTCAAGCAGCTCAACTTCTGTCATGGTCCTGGCTCAAACATAGGGAAGGttctttttcttactctttCACGGACTGGCTTTTAAATCCTATCCAGTGTCTTTTATGTGTGCGCTGAGAATATTCTAGTGCTTCTGGGAAAGCTTGACGTCCAGTATGCAGGGTAATAGGTCAATTATTGTCTTCTTGGATATGCTGGAATTTTGTCACGAAGGCTGGGCAGTATATAGCTGTATCTGTTTAGAAGTGAAATGCGCTGGTTTGTGGCTGGTTTGAAAGATGCTGGTTTGTGGCTATCTTGATGCAGGTTCCTTCACGTTACTTGAAGCTAAGAAGTTATGAAGTCCAGTAGGTTCCCAATAGGTATGCGTGGAAGTTATGGTGCACCTGTGTTTCACTCTGAAGAAATGGATGTTCCAAAGTTTAGTCAGGCTTAACAGATCTGTTTGCATAGCCTTGTCATGATGGTAATTGGAGGAGAGTTGGCAGGTTCTGAATATGCTTGTTTTGTCTTCTGTTGATTCTAGCTTCAATATGGGGATGCTGTCCTGGTACAGTAGGGGGTGATAGGCATTTAGTACAACCTCTGGTCTATGCAGGTGTGAGATTAGTAATGGCAACCATGTGGAAAGGTATGGTTTGGAAATAGGGTTTGAGCATTTATATGGTAACTCAAATGTGGCAGTAGCTATGTGTGCGTTCCATACAGATATTGGGGCATAGGAGAAAATTGGAGTGAAAAACTGGAAGGGCCTAACTCTAGTAGATCTGGTTTGGTGTTGCTTGGAAAACCCACATTTATCTTTTCATGTTTTTAGCTACTAGtagttttgtataagggttgggacacccctgaagtgtcccttttaaatttaattaattcattgccgataaaaaaaaacaaaaaaatcattgaatagaaaccaattttagaaaaaaataataattagttgttatagtgactaaattagagaccattttagagtctaaattattttttgatttctaaattagtctgtattatttattaaataatttctaaattggtatctaattagctatcaaggttttaactaccaattatttagattctaaatttggtagcaaaaaccttggtaattaattagatatcaacttaaaaattatttaacaataatagaaactaatttaaaaaccaatttctttttaatctctaaaattgtctctaatttaatcactataacaatcaattattttttgtcttataAAATATACTATAACAATATATTCCATATGAAAGCTGAGAATATAATCCCTTATTTTTATTCTAAGTTATTATGTTTATCTTTTAACAGTAACTTCTTAGACATCATAGGATGCAATTGCTATGAGAGGAAATTCTCTATGATTGCTCAACCCATTACTTTCGTTGATGTTCAACGTCTGTTGCCCCACCTCTCCACCTGGAACTTCCCAATTAAATTGGTGAACAAGGTTTGCCACGACCAACTCAATCACATTCGTCACAAACATTATTCCTGGACAACCCCTCCTTCCTGCTCCAAATGGTAACACTTCAAAATCAAGTCCTTTCACATCTATTGAACTATTTAAGAATCTCTCTGGCTCAAACTCTTCAGCTTTGTCCCAACAAGAAGGATCTCTTGCAATTGCCCAAGCATTAACTACTACTTGTGTGCCACTTGCAATGTCATAGCCCATCACTTTGGCATCTTCTCTGGATTCCCTTGGAATCAACAAGGGAGCTGGGGGATGTAATCGAAAAGTTTCTTTAATCACTGCCTTCATATAATGCATACTAGTTAAATCTTCCTCAGTTATGCGACTTCTGCCACCAACCACATTCCTTATCCCATCGCAATTGGGTACCTTAGGAGTTCTGTCATTATCCATCCTAAGATTGTGGCGCTACTCTCAGTGCCTGCGGCAAACATATCCTGGAACAAATACCCATTGTCAGTTTCATTGTCTACCTTGAATTTCCATGAATGGAAATAAACTCAACATTTATTAAGATTTTGTGCAACTAATATGCGACTTAACTTTTTATAGAAAAGTAGTGTGTATGTGTGGAACATTGAAAAGAAATAACTTTTGTACAACAATTgtacaagaaaaatatttgaaaacttGTTGTTTAACTATTTGCAACATAGACCCTATGACAAGTGAATTTcatgtaaaataatttaaaagctTAATTAATTTTCAAGTTCTTGAGAAGTTTgagtatttttaattgattcgaTTGAGTACTCAAAAACtctatatttttcaattgattttccattgtttaaattttttgttaggTAAGTGATGTATTAATGTTAACATTAAGTTAGAGTTGCACATGAAGATAGTGAAGGACATCTAATAATGAGACATATTTTCCGGATATCCAATATAAGGTGactttttattgttttggtTCAAAATGACAGAAACAACTTGTTTGAATGATattgaaaagaaagtgaaacgaaaatgaagagaaaagaaaatcaaaagccTAAATACAATGTTGAGAAACTATAGAATAAATGGTTGAAGTTGTGGGTGAAGGTcatgaataataaaatacttaCAATTAACTTTCTTATAGTTGACTCTAACCTTTATTTGGTCGCTATTGTTTCATTGTTCAACCTCACACTTGTTCTAAGTCTCTCAATATCATATTTTGattttgctatttttttttttgtctttgtttttcaTCAACCCATATTATGTTAATCATCAAATTATGTCgtttaatattaacaaaaaataatatgtcAAAGATCCAAGTCTATTAAGAACCGGAAACTTCATATCTTTTAATAAGCACTTTGTGACTTTTGCAATCCTCCTTACAAGCACTTTGTGACTTTTGCAAGTTGTCTTCCACTCAGCAATGAAGAAGTTGTGTGAGTGTGCCACTTGTGTTGTTTCTTCCTTTAGTAAAATTGCATTTTTGATTTTTTCTTAAAGAAAACTGGTTGTGACATGTGGCAAAAGTTTTCAATTTCTCCCTTCAATTATATtaagtataaaattttatattattatttaagtataaaataaaatatttaaaatttgtatttattttagattttgaaaaacttagaattttaattaatttagatttttatttaagaatgacatcaaataatttaggatatgtatttatttagaattttgaaaaatttaggaattttattgattttagatttttatttaagacattaaatttttatttatatttattcatttataattttgaaaattttattaatttattaatttattaatttttatatttttatttaagtagtaaataaaataatttaagattttgtatttatttcgGATTctgaaaaacttaaaaattttatttatttgagatttttatttaagtatgacaTAAAATAAGTTAGGATTTGTGTTCAtttaggctttgtttggattagggagtgAAAAGGAGGGAGTGAATTTGTGATGATTTGAAGGGAGATTGTAAAGAAAGTtagggtgtttggattaaggtaaatagagtggAAAATATGGGGAaagtttataaaagtttgtgaatgatgtgatggatgtgattgaaattatatatttttaaattgataaaaatgtaagtttacaaatttatccttatatttaaaactggttaaaaattaatttgatatatttatttataaattataattattttaattaaaatattatttaaatatttataattataaatatttgataaaaatttatttttatattaaataaaattattatttttatctttactttttttaattaatataattattatttaaatttatttttttaattattaaaatatatatttatttttatatttataatttattatatataatatgattaattatgttttttataataattatttttttataatctttatatttttatatttaaatgataattatattttaaataaaaataataatactttaaatttaaaataaaaaggataaaaaagtaaattaaaattaattaattaaaatatatatatttgcaaatattttaaaagtaatatgAATTTGGACAATTATGAATTGGATTTGAGAATTTAGATTTTTTGTCCACCcttatgttatattttaatattttaagatgaTGTTTGGTTAGAGGTCaccatttttaaaagaaaattgaatgAAGTTAGGTCAAAGTCTCAACAACAAAAAAGTATAACAACTATTATGAATTCTAGAACTATAAACATCCTTTTCATCTACTTAAGATTCCAATTGGAGCAAACCAAGAAATAAGGGTGTTTGGGTACTAATGATGaacaaataaagaataaattatttttatgaaagttCAAATGAAGAAGGTGATTGAGAATCAAAGATTTAAAACACTTTAATTTGACCATACAAATGGAGGTGAAGAATGCTAGTAAAAAAAGGATAATTTATAGTTGAATATGGTTAGATAGGATGGAAGGAATGAGATGACATATTTAAACTAAGAGGACAAAGGAACGAATGGAAAAATTTTGGTGAAAGGTAACAAATCAATTCAAATTTTGGAAAAAGGAAAGGGTGGTTGACTTCACAATAGGGTGTTTAATGGTTCATAACAAAAGGAAATCACAACGAGGGAGATGTTAAAATTGTTAAAGGAACGAGAGTTGGAATTCAAGGAGAAACTAGTTTGATTTTACAATAGGTACATGAAGTGCCCCATATTATTTTTCCATAAAGATATAAAGAAGGAATAAAACATAATTGGATATGAAAAGAAGACATATTTGTGtttaacatgaaaacttttataaaaaaaaaatacatgtttgCAACTTATGTGGTCAAATTTGTATACATAATGTTACATATGTACTTGGATTAACAAGATAGAATACTAATATAAGTCCTTTTAGAGACTATTACAAAGGATAAATGTCTCATCAAACATTGTCATCTTAACTTGGGAGATtgataagaaacaaattaacaTATTAAATACATATATCGGTATAAGAATACATATATCCTTtctgcaataaaaaaaaaataagaaattggCAGTGTTTTTACAAAGTAATCTTATGGGACCTGAGTAAATGAGTTTTATTATGATATGAAGAGTGTTATTAGGATGAGAAATTTTGTGAATGAGAAAACCCACGACCACCACAAGGGCCATGGAACTTGGGGTTGACTTTGTCATTGGTGGGATTCGAAGGTGACCAAGATGTGAGAGTGACAATTGTAGGAAAGCTGAGAGGATCGAGTTGATGATGACATTCAAGACGTTCTTCTTGCACTAGAAGTAGAGCTTCGATTCAGCCTGGTGGCTCATGGTATGCTATTTGACTGGTTAAAGGCAGATGTAGGAGCTAGAATGGTTAAAGGCTGGTTTGGCTGGTTTCATGCTTCTAAGAGCAAGAAAGGAAGCTTAAGTCTTGAGTCCTATAAGAGCTCACGTAGCTGGCACTGCCAAGGGTCTAACTCATGGGTTCAGAGGCATCATGTGTCTACAGGCATGAAGGGTATCCAAACTAGACTGTGATCCTGTTTTGATAATATATGCAGTAGAATTTTAAGGCCTGGATGGTGCTAGAATGGTGATGTAGAATGCTGGTTTCGCATTATAGTGCAGTAGATTTCTGCTATTGTTCTTATCTGGTTTTGGTTGCTGTCATAGCCATCTTAGCTTGATGCTAGTGGTCCGTTTGGATGTTGCTCTAAATGGCTCCAGTAACAGGTTTCGCTTCTCCTGCAGGTCGTAAAGCAGATTGGATGTAGATGTTTCCCAGGAGCTGGTATAGACTTGTTAACTAGCTTTGGGTTTTTTCCTAAGCTATAAGGAGGAGAAATCTCTTTTGTATAAAGGTTGGGATACTCCTGAAGTATCccctttaaatttaatttattcattgctgataaaaaaaaagtagagCTTCGATCTCTTCAACTTTATAATGAATCGGTTCTAGACAGAATGGAGGCAACAAAAGGATCAAAATCAGGAGGGAACCATCAAGGATGGTTTCGAAGTGATATTCAACAAATATAGGTGCAACAACCGCAGCCAACGCATCCACCGTGCGTTTGATTTCAATTTCTTTATCTAGGCCCGAGTATGAGAAGAAAAATATGTGTGTAACGTCTGCCAGATCGGCGATGCAGAGGTAAGACCCACCATTTGGGTTAAAATTGGAGTGGTCATGGACACTAGAAGTCATGCAACCACCAAATTATCTTGTTGTTTGTAAGAGATGAAGGAAGGATTGGAACTGACAATGTCATCAGCAGCAAAGAGGCAGCGCGAAGGAACGTTAGTTCCGTCAAGAAACGAAGAAAGCAGCAACCCATCAATAATGGCATGAACCTGTTGTTTCCACAACAACAAAATTTCGTCATCCAGTTTGAGCGGAATAAGAGTAGTAAAGTGATGCAGAGAGACAGAGGAGCTCTTGGTAGAGAGAGTCTGGGTGGACGAAGATGATGGTGGAGAGGAAGGAGCGGGAGCCATGAAAGAAAaacgaagaagaaaaaaaagaagaaaactttCTAGCTCATGATACCATGTTATTAGGATGAGAGAGAGAAAGGAGAAAAGTTCTGATATAAATCTGATATATGTAATTGTGTTAATAGAGTAGTTATTTATACACAGGATAACATATGGGTACCCTTAATAAAGAgatctcaatttttttattcttctcagtctttcaaacttttttaatttcttggtTATGCATCCATCACAGTCTCTTGATGGGTATCAAGTGAGAGAGATTCACCTGCAAAGATACTCCAACCATCAAGTTAGTAACAAAATtacaaagtaaaaaatattaggaTTCTGGTGATACTTGTGTCCAAGTTAGCTATTTATACTGTTATGAACTATCATTAAGGCTTACTTTTGACATTCTTTTGTTAACCTTTGAAGTTAGTAACATGAGATGTTGTATTCTAACAACATGCCGAGAGATCAATCGgtttatcattttatttgaCATAGATTTCAATACATGGAGAGGCCGACTTGTTCATgcagtaatatatttttttatgtaatttctCTTACTCTATTTGGGTTTATGCTATGCTATGATTGATCTAGCATGTGCTTGCATAAGGATAACATTTCACATTTTCTATAACATTCTTGGTGGTCAACAATCTAGCTCCACATGAATAACATAAATTTTTAGAGAACGAAGAGCCAAATATCATTCAGGTTATTGATCTTACTATGAGGTAGTAGACAGATGCAATTGTATAGGACATTCACTAAAAATAGTAATGAATCCTTGTATGCTTCGGAACACTTTATATAACTTCTTACAAGCGATTCATCCCACAATTTTGAAGGCACCCAAAACTCACATAACTGAATGAAACACatcaatgattttattttttctgataaCGCAGAATTACTAATTACACAACTTACTTTCTTTTTATGCCTGCAATCTTATTTGGAATacttcacttcttaatatactATATACGAGGAGATGCAAGTGCCACAAGAGGTAGTTTTCTATGAACAGTTAATCCAGTAGTTTCAGACATGCAAAATGTCTGGTCCCCCACATCTCCATCAGGCACAGTCCAATCAAATTGGTGCACAATGTTTGCAAGAACCAACTCATTCACAACCATGGCAAAAGCTATTCCTGGACAACCCCTTCTTCCTGCTCCAAATGGAATCAATTGGAAATCATGTCCTTTGATATCTATTGAACTATTCAAGAATCTTTCTGGTTGAAACTCTAGAGGTTGATCCCAATACAAAGGGTCAGTTGAAATTGCCCAAGCATTGACTAGTACTTGTGTGCCAATTGCAATGTCATAGCCCATCACTTTGGTGTCTTGCATGGATTCCCTTGGAATCAAAATGGGAGATGGAGGATGCAGTCTAAGAATTTCTTTAATCACTGCTTTTAAGTAAGGCATGTCACTCAAATCCTCCTCAGTTACGTGATTCTTAGCCCTAGCCACGCTTCTCACCTCATCTTGTAATTTTTGCATCACATTTGGGTGTCTCAAGAGCTCTGTCATAGCCCATTCCAGGACTGCAAGGGTGGTATCAGTTCCTGCACCAAACATATCCTGAAACCAAAGAATCAAACATCAATACATATATGCTTAATAATTAATGACTTCATTGGTAACTATAAATCGTTCAGATTTCTAGGATAGTTATTATTCAAATTATCAAACTTGTTACAtgttagtttatattttgatgaTAATGTAAGAAAAACTTATATATATGCCATTAGAAACCATCTTGTGTCCTGTCAGAATCACACAGTACAAGGTAAAACCAGACATAGTATGAATACATATGTTATTATCAGAAGTTTATGTTATGTGAGATAAAAAAGagcataaagaaagaaataaaggaTTGCATTGCCTTATTATATTCAGTATGAAAATCAACTTTCAACCCAAGATGGCATCTTAAGAATTTAACAGAGAAGAATAAGACAATTAATTGTGTTTAGCTTCTGACTCTTTCTTTATGTTGTATTTTTCTTTGTAAGAAATCACTTTTCTATTCATTGATGTGGTGGTACAAGAGCCACATGAGTTTTCAAGTCCTTTTTGACatgttaatttaaaaatgttaaaaaatgaaCAAGATCTGACATCATTGTTCAGTCAGTTTCTCTCTCCTACTCATTGGGTCCAACCCTTGTCCTCATTCATCAATGCAATCTTTTATTAGTTAATCTTTTATtccgttttttttttatcagcagtcTTTTACTGCGTACAAATCTAAGCTTTTCATAACAAATAGCAGAGTCCAGATCTTTAGTTTTGTGGACGAAACTA
This region includes:
- the LOC137838826 gene encoding psoralen synthase-like encodes the protein MDNDRTPKVPNCDGIRNVVGGRSRITEEDLTSMHYMKAVIKETFRLHPPAPLLIPRESREDAKVMGYDIASGTQVVVNAWAIARDPSCWDKAEEFEPERFLNSSIDVKGLDFEVLPFGAGRRGCPGIMFVTNVIELVVANLVHQFNWEVPGGEVGQQTLNINESNGLSNHREFPLIAIASYDV